In Trifolium pratense cultivar HEN17-A07 linkage group LG7, ARS_RC_1.1, whole genome shotgun sequence, a genomic segment contains:
- the LOC123898086 gene encoding uncharacterized protein LOC123898086, with the protein MATPKRSYDQQQIVQQVKNSGMISNMQSPRRDEREEEMSRSVLAMFKSKEEEIERRKLEVRDKVHAHLGRVEKETQRLAEIRQEIEGFTDPMRKDVAMVRKKIDMVNKELKPLGQTFQKKEREYNEALEAFNEKNKEKAQLVTKLVELVTESERIRMKKLEDLSKNIDTLH; encoded by the exons ATGGCAACACCAAAAAGATCCTATGATCAACAACAAATTGTGCAACAAGTCAAGAACTCAGGAATGATTAGCAACATGCAAAGTCCAAGAAGAGATGAAAGGGAAGAGGAAATGTCAAGATCAGTTCTAGCAATGTTCAAATCAAAGGAAGAAGAAATTGAGAGGAGAAAATTGGAGGTTAGAGATAAGGTTCATGCTCATCTCGGTCGAGTCGAAAAGGAAACACAGCGATTGGCTGAGATAAGACAA GAGATTGAGGGATTCACAGATCCAATGAGGAAGGATGTTGCAATGGTTAGAAAGAAGATAGACATGGTTAACAAAGAGTTGAAGCCATTGGGTCAAACATTCCAGAAAAAG GAGAGAGAATACAATGAAGCTCTTGAGGCTTTCAAtgagaaaaacaaagaaaaggctcaacttgttacaaaattagtGGAG CTTGTGACTGAAAGTGAGAGAATAAGGATGAAGAAGCTGGAAGATCTAAGCAAAAATATAGATACACTTCACTAA